One window of the Hippoglossus hippoglossus isolate fHipHip1 chromosome 9, fHipHip1.pri, whole genome shotgun sequence genome contains the following:
- the LOC117767400 gene encoding formin-binding protein 1-like isoform X2, giving the protein MSSSWGTELWDQFDNLEKHTSWGIDFLEKYSKFVKERAEIELSYAKQIRSLSKKYHPKRSRGDESRYTWCLAFAATLHQLNEVAVQREELAENLNSQIVCDLTRFTHELKTERKTHFQDGRRAQQHIESSWKQLESSKRRFERDCKEAERAQQVSDRIDLDNKTDGEKARHTAQQKQQAAEESRKDYVTSLNQFNQDQHQHYHTLVPVIYQRIQDMEERRIERICESMRSSAEAERKVLPVVSGCLDAMMDAAESIQPRMDTRQVVEVYKSGFDPPGDVEFEDYSATMRRSISESSYLDNRTEGRRHGRKLWPFLRKNKLLTLLSSPRQPPPPPPTSPSPGDVVNCPQSPPPASRDPITQRLNDLMTSGSRTRKQCLRSLKRGLSLKLGSSPADCSHLSPEQRRKKLQTKINNINEEIQREREQRTALMKMKTVYEHTPQGDSCSLDSRLEEVKQNLQRLDDELRRNQAWLSEVDSRLSDQSSRRQSGGCGLNSQATTPGSSSLKKLDNRSPASRESPDGSYTEDHSAELHFKSRSSEFDEDFDDEEPLPSIATCRSLYPFQGQNEGTLSMVEGELLSVVEEDKGDGWTRVRRNLEEEGYVPTSYIKVFLDTSAKGFVQSSRLV; this is encoded by the exons ATGAGCAGCTCGTGGGGAACCGAACTGTGG GATCAGTTCGATAATCTGGAAAAACACACCAGCTGGGGAATCGACTTTCTGGAGAAATACAGCAAGTTTGTTAAAGAGAGAGCTGAGATCGAGCTAAGCTACGCTAAACAAATCAG gagtctGTCCAAGAAGTATCACCccaagagaagcagaggagatgagagcag GTACACCTGGTGTTTGGCGTTCGCTGCGACTCTCCATCAGTTGAATGAAGTCGCAGTACAGAGAGAGGAACTTGCTGAAAACCTGAACTCACAGATCGTCTGTGATTTGACACGATTCACTCACGAGCTGAAGACTGAGAGGAAAACA CATTTTCAAGATGGCCGCCGTGCCCAGCAGCACATTGAGAGCTCGTGGAAACAGTTGGAGTCT AGTAAACGTCGGTTTGAGCGTGACTGTAAAGAGGCTGAACGAGCTCAACAGGTCTCCGACAGAATCGACCTCGACAACAAGACGGACGGAGAAAAG GCTCGTCACACGgctcaacagaaacaacaagcAGCTGAAGAGTCCAGGAAAGACTACGTGACCAGTTTAAACCAGTTTAACCAGGACCAGCACCAGCACTACCACACACTGGTACCAGTCATATACCAG CGTATCCAGGACATGGAGGAGCGACGGATCGAGAGAATCTGTGAATCGATGCGTTCGTCAGCAGAAGCTGAAAGAAAAGTTCTTCCTGTGGTCAGTGGCTGTTTGGACGCCATGATGGATGCCGCTGAGAGCATCCAGCCCAGGATG gacacCCGTCAAGTGGTGGAAGTGTACAAATCAGGTTTTGACCCTCCAGGTGATGTAGAGTTTGAAGATtatagcgccaccatgaggagGAGCATCTCTGAATCCAGTTACCTTGACAACCGGACTGAGGGGCGGAGACATGGCAGGAAGTTGTGGCCCTTCTTACGAAAAAACAAA ttgtTGACCCTCCTGTCCTCCCCCCGGcagcccccccctccacccccaacCTCACCTTCACCTGGGGACGTGGTTAACTGTCCACAGTCTCCACCCCCTGCCTCAAGAGACCCAATCACACAGCGACTGAATGACCTCATGACCTCTGGTTCCAGAACCAGGAAGCAGTGTCTGCGCAGCCTGAAGAGAGGG CTGTCTCTCAAACTG gGCTCAAGTCCTGCAGACTGTAGTCACCTTTCTCCTgaacaaagaaggaaaaaactTCAGACCAAAATCAACAACATCAACGAAgagattcagagagagagagagcagag gacggctctgatgaagatgaaaactGTGTATGAACACACTCCTCAGGGTGACTCGTGCAGTTTAGATTCTCGACTTGAGGAAGTGAAACAGAATCTTCAAAGACTTGATGACGAGCTGCGGAGGAACCAG GCGTGGTTGTCGGAGGTGGACAGCAGACTGTCTGATCAGAGCAGTAGAAGACAGAGTGGAGGTTGTGGGTTAAATTCCCAGGCGACAAcgccaggcagcagcagcttgaaaaAGCTGGACAACCGCAGTCCAGCCAGCAGAGAGAG tcctGACGGCAGTTACACTGAGGACCACAGTGCTGAGCTTCACTTTAAGTCTCGTAGTTCAGAGTTTGATGAAGACTTTGATGATGAAGAACCGTTACCCAGCATTGCCACTTGCAGGTCTCTGTACCCGTTTCAag GTCAGAACGAAGGCACTCTTTCAATGGTGGAGGGAGAACTACTCTCTGTGGTGGAGGAAGACAAAGGAGATGGCTGGACCAGAGTACGGAGgaatctggaggaggagggatatGTCCCTACCTCTTACATCAAAGTCTTCCTGGACACCAGCGCCAAAG
- the LOC117767400 gene encoding formin-binding protein 1-like isoform X1 yields the protein MSSSWGTELWDQFDNLEKHTSWGIDFLEKYSKFVKERAEIELSYAKQIRSLSKKYHPKRSRGDESRYTWCLAFAATLHQLNEVAVQREELAENLNSQIVCDLTRFTHELKTERKTHFQDGRRAQQHIESSWKQLESSKRRFERDCKEAERAQQVSDRIDLDNKTDGEKRCSLKARHTAQQKQQAAEESRKDYVTSLNQFNQDQHQHYHTLVPVIYQRIQDMEERRIERICESMRSSAEAERKVLPVVSGCLDAMMDAAESIQPRMDTRQVVEVYKSGFDPPGDVEFEDYSATMRRSISESSYLDNRTEGRRHGRKLWPFLRKNKLLTLLSSPRQPPPPPPTSPSPGDVVNCPQSPPPASRDPITQRLNDLMTSGSRTRKQCLRSLKRGLSLKLGSSPADCSHLSPEQRRKKLQTKINNINEEIQREREQRTALMKMKTVYEHTPQGDSCSLDSRLEEVKQNLQRLDDELRRNQAWLSEVDSRLSDQSSRRQSGGCGLNSQATTPGSSSLKKLDNRSPASRESPDGSYTEDHSAELHFKSRSSEFDEDFDDEEPLPSIATCRSLYPFQGQNEGTLSMVEGELLSVVEEDKGDGWTRVRRNLEEEGYVPTSYIKVFLDTSAKGFVQSSRLV from the exons ATGAGCAGCTCGTGGGGAACCGAACTGTGG GATCAGTTCGATAATCTGGAAAAACACACCAGCTGGGGAATCGACTTTCTGGAGAAATACAGCAAGTTTGTTAAAGAGAGAGCTGAGATCGAGCTAAGCTACGCTAAACAAATCAG gagtctGTCCAAGAAGTATCACCccaagagaagcagaggagatgagagcag GTACACCTGGTGTTTGGCGTTCGCTGCGACTCTCCATCAGTTGAATGAAGTCGCAGTACAGAGAGAGGAACTTGCTGAAAACCTGAACTCACAGATCGTCTGTGATTTGACACGATTCACTCACGAGCTGAAGACTGAGAGGAAAACA CATTTTCAAGATGGCCGCCGTGCCCAGCAGCACATTGAGAGCTCGTGGAAACAGTTGGAGTCT AGTAAACGTCGGTTTGAGCGTGACTGTAAAGAGGCTGAACGAGCTCAACAGGTCTCCGACAGAATCGACCTCGACAACAAGACGGACGGAGAAAAG cgtTGTTCACTAAAG GCTCGTCACACGgctcaacagaaacaacaagcAGCTGAAGAGTCCAGGAAAGACTACGTGACCAGTTTAAACCAGTTTAACCAGGACCAGCACCAGCACTACCACACACTGGTACCAGTCATATACCAG CGTATCCAGGACATGGAGGAGCGACGGATCGAGAGAATCTGTGAATCGATGCGTTCGTCAGCAGAAGCTGAAAGAAAAGTTCTTCCTGTGGTCAGTGGCTGTTTGGACGCCATGATGGATGCCGCTGAGAGCATCCAGCCCAGGATG gacacCCGTCAAGTGGTGGAAGTGTACAAATCAGGTTTTGACCCTCCAGGTGATGTAGAGTTTGAAGATtatagcgccaccatgaggagGAGCATCTCTGAATCCAGTTACCTTGACAACCGGACTGAGGGGCGGAGACATGGCAGGAAGTTGTGGCCCTTCTTACGAAAAAACAAA ttgtTGACCCTCCTGTCCTCCCCCCGGcagcccccccctccacccccaacCTCACCTTCACCTGGGGACGTGGTTAACTGTCCACAGTCTCCACCCCCTGCCTCAAGAGACCCAATCACACAGCGACTGAATGACCTCATGACCTCTGGTTCCAGAACCAGGAAGCAGTGTCTGCGCAGCCTGAAGAGAGGG CTGTCTCTCAAACTG gGCTCAAGTCCTGCAGACTGTAGTCACCTTTCTCCTgaacaaagaaggaaaaaactTCAGACCAAAATCAACAACATCAACGAAgagattcagagagagagagagcagag gacggctctgatgaagatgaaaactGTGTATGAACACACTCCTCAGGGTGACTCGTGCAGTTTAGATTCTCGACTTGAGGAAGTGAAACAGAATCTTCAAAGACTTGATGACGAGCTGCGGAGGAACCAG GCGTGGTTGTCGGAGGTGGACAGCAGACTGTCTGATCAGAGCAGTAGAAGACAGAGTGGAGGTTGTGGGTTAAATTCCCAGGCGACAAcgccaggcagcagcagcttgaaaaAGCTGGACAACCGCAGTCCAGCCAGCAGAGAGAG tcctGACGGCAGTTACACTGAGGACCACAGTGCTGAGCTTCACTTTAAGTCTCGTAGTTCAGAGTTTGATGAAGACTTTGATGATGAAGAACCGTTACCCAGCATTGCCACTTGCAGGTCTCTGTACCCGTTTCAag GTCAGAACGAAGGCACTCTTTCAATGGTGGAGGGAGAACTACTCTCTGTGGTGGAGGAAGACAAAGGAGATGGCTGGACCAGAGTACGGAGgaatctggaggaggagggatatGTCCCTACCTCTTACATCAAAGTCTTCCTGGACACCAGCGCCAAAG
- the med27 gene encoding LOW QUALITY PROTEIN: mediator of RNA polymerase II transcription subunit 27 (The sequence of the model RefSeq protein was modified relative to this genomic sequence to represent the inferred CDS: inserted 1 base in 1 codon; deleted 4 bases in 3 codons) → MADVVNVGWNLDAFSHAINGSQALRSGVSRVFESLKDGMKNRETLEGREKPFISEFQDNXQAVNRDLNELERLSGLVGRPSESHPLHNSGLLSLDPVQDKTPLYSQLLQAYKWSNKLQYHAGLASSLLNQQSLKRSANQMGASAKRRPKVQPSTLVLPPQYVDDVISRIGRMFPDLTIELFRPNGTSAVLLVTLGKVLKAIVVMRSLFIDRTVVRGFNENIYNEDGKLDIWTKSQYQVFQKVTDHATTALLHYQLPQMPDVVVRSFMTWLRSYIKLFQSPCQRCGRFLQDGLPPTWRDFRTLEAFHDTCRM, encoded by the exons atggCGGACGTGGTGAACGTCGGCTGGAATCTTGACGCT TTTTCTCACGCGATCAATGGAAGTCAGGCCCTTCGCTCC GGCGTGAGCCGGGTGTTCGAGTCCCTGAAAGACGGG ATGAAGAACCGGGAGACGCTGGAGGGTCGAGAGAAGCCGTTTATATCCGAGTTCCAGGACA TGCAGGCGGTCAACAGAGACCTGAA tgagcTGGAGCGTCTCAGTGGTCTCGTGGGTCGTCCATCAGAGTCTCATCCTCTTCATAACAGTGGTCTCCTCAGTCTGGATCCAGTTCAGGACAAAACTCCTTTATACTCACAACTGCTTCAGGCCTACAAGTGGTCCAACAAG TTGCAGTACCATGCTGGTCTGGCTTCCAGTTTGTTGAACCAACAGTCACTCAAACGATCGGCAAATCAAATGGGAGCTTCAGCCAAGAGGCGACCCAAAGTCCAACCCAGTACTCTGGTACTTCCTCCTCA GTACGTGGATGATGTCATCTCTCGGATCGGCAGGATGTTTCCTGATTTGACCATCGAGTTGTTCAGACCTAACGGGACATCAGCTGTTCTTCTG GTGACCCTGGGGAAGGTGTTAAAAGCGATTGTTGTGATGCGTTCACTGTTCATTGACAGAACAGTCGTTCGAGGATTCAATGAGAACATTTACAACGAGGATGGAAAG CTGGACATCTGGACCAAGTCTCAGTACCAAGTGTTCCAGAAG GTAACTGACCACGCCACAACCGCCCTGCTGCATTATCAGTTGCCCCAGATGCCCGACGTCGTGGTGCGTTCCTTCATG ACCTGGTTGCGGAGCTACATCAAGCTCTTCCAGTCGCCGTGTCAGCGTTGTGGTCGTTTCCTGCAGGACGGACTTCCTCCGACGTGGCGTGACTTTCGGACCTTGGAGGCGTTTCACGACACGTGTcgcatgtaa
- the ntng2a gene encoding LOW QUALITY PROTEIN: netrin-G2 (The sequence of the model RefSeq protein was modified relative to this genomic sequence to represent the inferred CDS: inserted 1 base in 1 codon; deleted 2 bases in 2 codons; substituted 1 base at 1 genomic stop codon), whose protein sequence is MSLPLLLLSVLLPTLGRTQPGPQFDLCRSTAQLGGGGPGWEYYACKPSAHKHDGSXCRSEVDPPGITCGNPPERFCTLENPYLCSDECDASXPDLSHPPQLRGDRERGGLITYWQTVTWSRYPEPLLANITLSWNKSLEVVDDITITFEYGRPTSMVLEKSLDKGLTWQPYQFYADDCLEIFGMSPKRVSDLTWSNLTRVICTEQYSRWVGAKEEKVVVFEVRARFGVFAGPKLINMDALYTRMETIKGLRDFFTFTNLRLRLLRPALGGTYVQRDNLLKYFYAISNIDVPARCKCHLHASRCLMRDATLQCDCEHNTSGQDCQSCGDGFRSWRPGSYLPLPMGTANTCTISTTSSSDPCECNGHSNRCSYIDFINVVTCVSCKHNTRGQNCQYCRLGYYKNASLSLEDENVCVECDCDAEGSISPHCSDSGLCQCKDGATGRRCDSCLPGYTWRGGGAICTVNICDSKRLICQNGGTCVDFQRCVCLENFTGSLCEQSVCLKKTGCLDNAEGSSFSLTSHLYLLVLSLLTSAF, encoded by the exons ATGtccctccccctgctcctcctctccgtccttCTGCCGACACTGGGCCGGACTCAGCCCGGACCTCAGTTTGACCTGTGTCGCTCTACTGCGCAGCTCGGAGGCGGGGGTCCAGGGTGGGAGTACTAT GCTTGTAAGCCGTCCGCCCACAAACATGACGGAAGTTAATGCAGATCAGAAGTCGACCCCCCAGGGATCACATGTGGAAACCCACCTGAGAGATTCTGTACACTG GAAAACCCGTATCTGTGCAGTGATGAATGTGACGCGT AGCCCGACCTGTCTCACCCTCCTCAGCTCaggggagacagggagagg ggaggactCATCACCTATTGGCAGACAGTCACATGGTCCAGGTATCCTGAGCCACTATTGGCCAACATCACTTTGTCCTGGAACAAGAGTCTGGAGGTGGTTGATGACATCACCATCACCTTTGAGTACGGCCGTCCAACCAGCATGGTTCTGGAGAAGTCTCTGGACAAAG gGCTAACGTGGCAGCCGTATCAGTTCTACGCTGACGACTGTCTTGAGATTTTCGGCATGTCTCCTAAACGAGTGTCTGATTTAACTTGGAGTAATTTAACACGGGTCATCTGCACGGAGCAGTACTCCCGCTGGGTCGGAGCCAAG GAAGAGAAGGTCGTGGTGTTTGAGGTGCGAGCTCGGTTCGGGGTGTTTGCAGGTCCGAAGTTGATCAACATGGACGCTCTGTACACCCGAATGGAGACGATAAAAGGTCTGAGAGACTTCTTCACCTTCACCAACCTCCGCCTGAGACTCCTTCGCCCAGCACTCGGAGGGACGTACGTCCAGAGAGACAACCTGCTCAAGTACTTCTACGCCATCTCCAACATCGACGTACCTGCCAG gtgtaaGTGTCACCTTCATGCGTCTCGGTGTTTGATGCGTGACGCGACTCTTCAGTGCGACTGTGAACACAACACGTCGGGTCAGGACTGTCAGAGCTGCGGTGACGGGTTCAGATCCTGGAGACCTGGATCTTATCTGCCTCTGCCCATGGGCACTGCCAACACCTGTAC TATTTCTACTACTTCTTCTTCTGACCCG tgcGAGTGTAACGGACACTCCAACCGCTGCAGCTACATCGACTTCATCAACGTCGTCACATGTGtgagctgcaaacacaacacacgaGGACAGAACTGTCAGTACTGTCGCCTTGGTTACTATAAAAATGCTTCCCTGTCGCTAGAGGATGAGAACGTCTGTGTGG agtGCGACTGTGATGCAGAGGGAAGTATTTCTCCTCACTGCTCTGACTCTGGTCTCTGTCAGTGTAAAGACGGAGCCACAGGGAGGCGCTGTGACTCCTGTTTACCTGGATACACATGGAGAGGAGGCGGAGCCATCTGCACAG TGAACATTTGTGACTCCAAACGTTTGATTTGTCAAAACGGAGGAACCTGCGTCGACTTCCAGCGCTGCGTCTGTCTGGAGAACttcacag GTTCACTCTGTGAGCAGAGCGTCTGTCTGAAGAAGACTGGTTGCCTTGACAACGCTGAGGgatcctccttctctctgactTCACACCTTTACCTGCTGGTCCTGAGTCTGCTCACGTCTGCCTTCTGA